From a region of the Euzebyales bacterium genome:
- a CDS encoding methyltransferase domain-containing protein — translation MTTPISTQTAPTPEQVRAGWDRVARGFDEYLTPPNSALGDKLLRRHGVSARMRMLDVAAGSGALTLPAARLGAHVVATDISPVMLDRLTIRARDEGLANVETLVMDGHALDLDDDTFDLAASQHGVSLFPDMARAVREMARVTRPGGSVLIVAAGPLPRTEFLTFFFGAVRAVITGFTGLPTDPPPLPFQVADPDRLGDKLTGAGLTDVRVESDMWDIPVRSGVHLWDVVTSSNPLGAAAVADLTDEQTAEVRRVLDGMLLERSGGGPEAVLHSAINVGVGTV, via the coding sequence ATGACGACGCCAATCAGTACGCAGACCGCACCGACGCCGGAGCAGGTCCGGGCCGGTTGGGACCGCGTCGCACGCGGCTTCGACGAGTACCTGACCCCACCGAACAGCGCGCTGGGCGACAAGCTGCTGCGCCGCCACGGCGTCAGCGCCCGCATGCGCATGCTGGACGTGGCGGCGGGCAGCGGCGCGCTGACCCTGCCCGCCGCCCGGCTGGGCGCACACGTCGTGGCGACCGACATCTCACCCGTCATGCTCGACCGGCTGACCATCCGCGCCCGCGACGAAGGCCTGGCCAACGTGGAGACGCTGGTGATGGACGGCCACGCCCTGGACCTCGACGACGACACCTTCGACCTGGCAGCGTCCCAGCACGGCGTGTCGCTGTTCCCCGACATGGCCCGCGCGGTGCGCGAGATGGCGCGGGTCACCCGCCCCGGCGGCAGCGTGCTGATCGTCGCGGCCGGCCCTCTGCCGCGGACGGAGTTCCTGACGTTCTTCTTCGGCGCCGTACGTGCGGTGATCACCGGCTTCACCGGTCTGCCGACCGACCCTCCGCCCCTGCCGTTCCAGGTCGCCGACCCCGACCGGCTGGGGGACAAGCTGACCGGCGCGGGCCTGACCGACGTGCGGGTGGAGTCCGACATGTGGGACATCCCGGTGCGCTCCGGCGTCCACCTGTGGGACGTGGTCACGAGCAGCAACCCGCTGGGCGCGGCCGCGGTGGCCGACCTGACCGACGAGCAGACCGCCGAGGTCCGGCGCGTGCTCGACGGCATGCTCCTTGAGCGCTCCGGCGGTGGCCCCGAGGCGGTGCTCCACTCGGCCATCAACGTCGGCGTCGGCACGGTGTGA
- a CDS encoding TetR family transcriptional regulator, whose protein sequence is MGSQEVSRSRKGRRPGSPDTHGEILEAASRQFASRGYDGATIRGVAAAAGVDPALILHYFGSKEQLFVATLHVPVNPAAILRGVLDEAEPGHMGERLVSTMLGVWDATAHRNPLIAVLRSVAGEGPVSDTVRQFIERSIIAAFAERLPGPEPQLRAVLIGSQVAGLLLARYVVRLEPLASADRDRLAAIYGPTIERYAYGELPS, encoded by the coding sequence GTGGGATCTCAGGAAGTGTCAAGGAGTAGGAAGGGCCGCCGGCCGGGCAGTCCCGACACACATGGCGAGATCCTCGAGGCAGCGAGCCGACAATTCGCCAGCCGGGGGTATGACGGTGCGACGATCCGCGGCGTCGCCGCAGCCGCCGGCGTGGACCCCGCCCTGATCCTGCACTACTTCGGTTCCAAGGAGCAGCTGTTCGTCGCCACGTTGCACGTTCCGGTCAACCCCGCCGCCATCCTGCGGGGTGTGCTCGACGAGGCGGAACCCGGCCACATGGGGGAGCGGCTCGTATCCACGATGCTGGGCGTGTGGGACGCCACAGCCCATCGCAACCCGCTGATCGCCGTGCTCCGCTCGGTCGCGGGCGAGGGACCGGTCTCCGACACGGTCCGACAGTTCATCGAGCGCTCGATCATCGCGGCGTTCGCCGAACGGCTGCCCGGACCGGAGCCGCAGCTACGTGCCGTCCTGATCGGCTCCCAGGTCGCCGGACTGCTTCTCGCCCGCTACGTCGTGCGCCTCGAGCCGCTCGCCTCGGCCGACCGGGACCGTCTCGCGGCGATCTACGGACCGACGATCGAGCGCTACGCGTACGGTGAGCTTCCTTCCTAG
- a CDS encoding MMPL family transporter, with protein MERIARVIVHRSRVVLGVTGLLTLLAIAMLFRISLNADVSSFLLEGNATGEQFAALQDKYETRDPINVVASLPDGQTLRTSAGLALVADVRDTLLDVDGVSQVASVIPDVNPVTGAALDAGALRGQPDAAATMMLEESPVSDLLVSSDAQHTLLIVTAETDPTATARRVTDVSVPGLDLTFSGNPVVFASVVDALSVVLLVIPPVVIALLVAVFYSTIGDRRLSLLAIVPAVLGSLWTFGVVFGLGFEIDIVTVIVPIFVIVMGSADGLHFVTHFQKEAARTTDRVSRVSSALSQVGVPMILTTISTAAGFLSLVFTDVEPIRQLGLFTAVGITFAGIVSFFSLPALVSHLQLRPHAHGPILGRSVVRGLKALVRTRVPAGVLTAGIVVFAAFGLPRLEVNADQLFFFDDDDPVRLAFARTEELFGGATPLIGEFVFDPAAPQESLEAARTTSEDLEQLDGVREVFSVAELADQVPPDQLDAVLSGQQELALGRMASDDGLRFLLLPSDFTTSDLNSWLAFADQRDEIRMLTGLPAVWDEIARLVLNAQLTSLIVAYLLVAALLAVAYRRWRDTVVSLVPITLTIATLLAFIALSGIQLNLLTAVVSSIVLGVGIDYVIHYIAAINYARRAGDGYVLRAIDRAGPPIVANALGIAIALSALWLSPLKLHHQLSQIMWVAMVIAGLTSLVVVPTLLPRAGVRAPADAAGRAQVPDDATLSP; from the coding sequence ATGGAGCGCATCGCCCGCGTCATCGTCCACCGCTCACGCGTGGTGTTGGGTGTGACCGGTCTGCTGACGCTCCTCGCGATCGCGATGCTGTTCCGCATCAGCCTGAACGCCGATGTCTCGTCGTTCCTGCTCGAGGGCAACGCGACCGGTGAGCAGTTCGCCGCGCTCCAGGACAAGTACGAGACCCGCGATCCGATCAACGTGGTCGCGTCGTTGCCCGACGGTCAGACGCTTCGCACGTCGGCCGGCCTGGCGCTGGTCGCCGACGTGCGTGACACCCTGCTCGACGTCGACGGGGTCAGCCAGGTGGCCTCTGTGATACCCGATGTCAACCCGGTGACCGGCGCCGCACTCGACGCCGGCGCCCTGCGGGGGCAGCCCGACGCCGCCGCGACGATGATGCTCGAAGAGAGCCCGGTCTCCGACCTGCTGGTCAGCAGCGACGCACAGCACACGCTGCTGATCGTCACCGCCGAGACCGATCCGACCGCGACGGCTCGGCGCGTGACCGACGTCAGCGTGCCGGGCCTGGATCTGACCTTCTCGGGCAACCCGGTCGTGTTCGCCTCGGTCGTCGACGCGTTGTCGGTGGTTCTCCTTGTGATCCCACCAGTGGTGATTGCACTGCTCGTCGCGGTCTTCTACTCCACGATCGGCGACCGACGGCTGAGCCTGCTCGCCATCGTCCCCGCGGTCCTCGGATCGCTGTGGACGTTCGGGGTGGTGTTCGGTCTCGGCTTCGAGATCGACATCGTCACGGTGATCGTGCCGATCTTCGTGATCGTGATGGGGTCTGCCGACGGGCTGCACTTCGTCACGCACTTCCAGAAGGAGGCCGCTCGCACCACCGATCGGGTCTCCCGGGTCAGCTCCGCGCTGTCGCAGGTCGGGGTGCCGATGATCCTGACGACGATCAGCACGGCGGCCGGGTTCCTGTCGCTGGTGTTCACCGATGTCGAGCCGATCCGTCAGCTGGGCCTGTTCACCGCCGTGGGCATCACGTTCGCCGGGATCGTGTCCTTCTTCTCGCTGCCCGCCCTGGTCAGCCACCTGCAGCTGCGTCCGCACGCTCACGGCCCGATCCTGGGACGCAGCGTCGTCCGTGGCCTCAAGGCGCTGGTGCGCACGCGGGTGCCCGCCGGGGTGCTGACGGCTGGGATCGTCGTGTTCGCCGCATTCGGCCTGCCCCGACTCGAGGTCAACGCCGACCAGCTGTTCTTCTTCGACGACGATGACCCGGTCCGCCTGGCCTTCGCGCGGACCGAGGAGCTGTTCGGAGGCGCGACACCGCTGATCGGCGAGTTCGTCTTCGACCCTGCCGCGCCGCAGGAATCGCTCGAGGCCGCCCGCACGACCTCCGAGGATCTCGAGCAGCTCGACGGCGTCCGCGAGGTCTTCTCCGTCGCCGAACTTGCCGATCAGGTTCCGCCGGACCAGCTCGATGCCGTCCTCTCCGGCCAGCAGGAACTCGCGCTCGGGAGGATGGCGAGCGACGACGGCCTGCGGTTCCTGCTGCTGCCCAGCGACTTCACCACGAGCGATCTCAACAGCTGGCTGGCATTCGCCGACCAACGCGACGAGATCCGGATGCTGACCGGCCTGCCGGCCGTGTGGGACGAGATCGCGCGACTGGTCCTCAACGCCCAACTCACGTCGCTGATCGTCGCCTACCTGCTGGTCGCGGCGCTGCTGGCGGTCGCCTACCGGCGGTGGCGGGACACGGTCGTGTCGCTCGTGCCGATCACCCTGACGATCGCGACGCTGCTGGCGTTCATCGCCCTTTCTGGCATCCAGCTCAACCTGCTGACCGCCGTGGTGTCGAGCATCGTGCTCGGGGTCGGCATCGACTACGTCATCCACTACATCGCCGCCATCAACTACGCACGCCGCGCAGGCGACGGGTACGTGCTGCGGGCCATCGACCGCGCCGGCCCACCGATCGTCGCGAACGCACTAGGCATCGCGATTGCCCTGAGCGCCCTGTGGTTGTCGCCCCTGAAGCTGCACCACCAGTTGTCGCAGATCATGTGGGTGGCGATGGTCATCGCGGGTCTGACCTCACTGGTCGTGGTCCCGACGCTGCTGCCGCGGGCCGGCGTCCGCGCGCCCGCGGACGCCGCTGGCCGGGCGCAGGTGCCCGACGACGCCACGCTGTCGCCGTAG
- a CDS encoding DUF1841 family protein: MISSDPVRAWLAPPPGASLPGIDVTMLDPGDADDRAMLVRAQHPDLAAAIDDGDDDIDVDGEPMSPRLHLAIHEVVAAQLWSGDPPQARRAAERLLSAGHDRHEALHLIGAAVAEELWAAQRTGVPADPDRYVAALDALAADDIDGFEGPRADDLDLGTDDIDVGDEEAFDDIRAWLLEGHRRWLSERGLTGDDWVAHQMLDFKWGHLDGHLGRWRVADLREILLELFPRKTIVDEEDLDDVVPAAGRFLTFLDDSSLLADDGETLPRLHDELARIAPSFAERMRDAAGFGLAKSLFTGMLDDGVDPDEPGAVEAWIERFNALPDDERARLLPGPPSRGVVHLEVPDDATLAVAAFETPVMRQIAAFLDWVGDDGHQLTQKGNVKLGDGKVLVELLDTADQFDPTIGDRTFRTTSTTELPGVDLVFRLALATRLARRHRGRVLRTRRGAGLADDPLAVWRGLVDAMLDIGLIDAGRDDRHGLRWWVPFLEEGAGELLGVAASAGEPLPVDALARDAVDELGATYDLDAMPDVVRRSLPEVIAGGVGRLVDRLAWLGVATRDGVVVARDHWGDERRDGGELALTGLGRWFVRPMLTAQGYDVAVAGELADASADALLAAVADRPTDAIHAEVRAWATARDDAAHELAAAARHASTPDGRALAFEALEVVGDDAVDVVRDLTDDPLLRPWAMGWLVARGDAQPDALTPADATAGFVQALAVALTAGGPDAVVEMLAADTPVAEQTAIIAQLWRVDDPYTVQVLEALAGATDRTVAKAARKALFKHRTAASNRTG, encoded by the coding sequence ATGATCTCATCCGACCCCGTCCGTGCCTGGCTGGCGCCGCCGCCGGGCGCGTCGCTGCCTGGGATCGATGTCACCATGCTCGACCCGGGCGACGCGGACGATCGTGCGATGCTGGTGCGGGCCCAGCACCCCGACCTCGCCGCGGCGATCGATGACGGTGACGACGACATCGACGTCGACGGCGAGCCGATGAGCCCGCGCCTCCACCTGGCGATCCACGAGGTGGTCGCGGCGCAGCTGTGGTCGGGTGATCCGCCGCAGGCCAGGCGTGCCGCCGAGCGGCTGCTGTCCGCCGGCCACGACCGCCATGAGGCCCTGCACCTGATCGGGGCGGCCGTCGCCGAGGAGCTGTGGGCGGCACAACGGACCGGGGTGCCTGCCGATCCGGACCGCTACGTCGCCGCTCTGGATGCGCTGGCGGCTGACGACATCGACGGGTTCGAGGGCCCCCGAGCCGACGACCTCGACCTCGGCACCGACGACATCGATGTCGGCGATGAGGAGGCGTTCGACGACATCCGTGCCTGGCTGCTCGAAGGCCACCGCCGGTGGCTGTCGGAGCGGGGCCTCACCGGTGACGACTGGGTCGCCCATCAGATGCTGGACTTCAAGTGGGGACACCTCGACGGTCACCTCGGCCGCTGGAGGGTCGCCGATCTGCGTGAGATCCTGCTCGAGCTGTTCCCGAGGAAGACGATCGTCGACGAGGAGGATCTCGACGACGTCGTGCCCGCCGCCGGTCGCTTCCTGACCTTCCTCGACGACAGCAGCCTGCTCGCAGACGACGGCGAGACGCTGCCCCGCCTCCACGACGAGCTGGCGCGAATCGCCCCGTCGTTCGCGGAGCGCATGCGCGACGCCGCCGGCTTCGGGCTGGCCAAGTCGTTGTTCACCGGCATGCTCGACGACGGGGTCGATCCCGATGAGCCCGGAGCTGTCGAGGCCTGGATCGAACGCTTCAACGCGCTGCCCGACGACGAGCGCGCCCGGCTGCTCCCCGGCCCGCCGAGTCGCGGCGTGGTGCACCTGGAGGTGCCCGACGACGCCACGCTGGCCGTGGCGGCGTTCGAGACCCCCGTGATGCGACAGATCGCAGCGTTCCTGGACTGGGTCGGCGACGACGGTCACCAGCTGACGCAGAAGGGCAACGTCAAGCTGGGCGACGGCAAGGTGCTCGTCGAGCTGCTCGACACCGCCGACCAGTTCGACCCGACCATCGGCGATCGGACCTTCAGGACCACCAGCACCACCGAGCTGCCCGGCGTCGACCTCGTCTTCCGGTTGGCGCTCGCCACGCGGCTCGCGCGCCGGCACAGGGGTCGCGTGCTGCGTACCAGACGCGGTGCCGGACTGGCCGACGACCCGTTGGCGGTCTGGCGCGGCCTGGTCGACGCGATGCTCGACATCGGGCTGATCGACGCGGGCCGCGACGATCGCCATGGTCTGCGCTGGTGGGTCCCGTTCCTCGAGGAAGGCGCCGGCGAGCTCCTCGGCGTTGCCGCGAGCGCCGGTGAGCCGCTGCCCGTGGACGCTCTGGCCAGGGACGCGGTCGACGAGCTCGGTGCAACCTATGACCTCGACGCGATGCCCGATGTCGTCCGTAGATCACTGCCCGAGGTGATCGCCGGCGGTGTGGGCAGGCTGGTCGACCGGTTGGCCTGGTTGGGCGTCGCAACACGTGACGGTGTCGTCGTGGCGCGCGACCATTGGGGCGACGAGCGACGCGACGGTGGCGAGCTCGCGCTGACGGGCCTCGGCCGCTGGTTCGTGCGGCCGATGCTCACCGCCCAGGGCTACGACGTCGCGGTCGCCGGCGAGCTGGCGGACGCCTCGGCCGACGCGCTGCTGGCCGCCGTCGCCGACCGGCCGACCGACGCGATCCACGCCGAGGTGAGGGCATGGGCGACGGCGCGCGACGACGCCGCGCACGAGCTCGCGGCCGCGGCGCGGCACGCGTCGACGCCCGACGGGCGCGCGCTCGCGTTCGAGGCGTTGGAGGTCGTCGGGGACGACGCGGTCGACGTCGTACGGGACCTGACGGACGATCCGCTGCTGCGACCGTGGGCGATGGGATGGCTCGTCGCCCGCGGTGACGCGCAGCCGGACGCGCTCACCCCTGCGGACGCCACGGCGGGGTTCGTGCAGGCGTTGGCGGTGGCATTGACAGCGGGCGGTCCCGATGCCGTCGTTGAGATGCTGGCTGCCGACACACCTGTCGCTGAGCAGACCGCCATCATCGCGCAGCTGTGGCGCGTCGACGACCCCTACACCGTCCAGGTGCTCGAGGCGCTGGCCGGGGCAACGGACCGCACGGTCGCCAAGGCGGCCCGCAAGGCCCTGTTCAAGCACCGCACCGCCGCGTCGAACAGGACGGGATGA
- a CDS encoding MFS transporter, with product MSTAQLTVSPVAVRARVEPTAQLQRRTIVTLVTAQIAGGMGLAATVTVGSLIAVDLGGDAVAGLPLAVSLTGTAAAALPLATVMRRSGRRPGLRLGWLIGAAGAAVAIAATVLSSLPLLLAGMLLFGGAEAASSAARFAAADLASPERRGSAIGIVVSLTAVTAMVGPGMVGPATSAAAAIGLPALAGPFAVSVVAFTIASTVISVALRPDPLIVASAVAADGHAAEPTTTPTPLRMLLRQSAVRLGVAAVVVANSTMLMLMTVIPLHLTGGHDHSERLGIVGLIISIHIGAMLAPAPLTGRLGDRFGHRRLIVAGAVLIGLSGVAAATAAPQDTVTVLVALLVLGLGWNCTFIGGSALLTSAVRPAQRPRVQGLADTAMAFAGVVGAGTSGPIMAAGGFGRIGLLATAIAAALFLSAGRPHTDRTSTPGLRSGG from the coding sequence ATGTCGACCGCGCAACTCACCGTGTCACCCGTGGCGGTCCGTGCCCGCGTCGAGCCGACCGCGCAGCTCCAGCGGCGCACGATCGTCACGCTCGTCACCGCGCAGATCGCGGGCGGCATGGGCCTGGCCGCCACCGTCACCGTCGGCAGCCTGATCGCCGTGGATCTCGGCGGCGACGCGGTGGCCGGGCTCCCGCTGGCTGTGTCGCTGACCGGTACCGCCGCGGCCGCGCTACCGCTCGCGACGGTGATGCGCCGCTCGGGTCGGCGTCCGGGACTTCGCCTCGGCTGGCTCATCGGGGCGGCCGGTGCGGCCGTCGCGATCGCCGCCACGGTGCTGTCAAGCCTGCCGCTGCTGCTCGCGGGCATGCTGCTGTTCGGTGGCGCCGAGGCGGCCAGCTCCGCGGCACGGTTCGCGGCCGCCGACCTGGCGAGCCCGGAGCGCCGCGGGTCCGCGATCGGGATCGTGGTCAGCTTGACCGCGGTGACCGCGATGGTCGGACCGGGCATGGTCGGTCCGGCGACCTCGGCGGCGGCCGCCATCGGCCTGCCGGCGCTGGCCGGCCCGTTCGCGGTGTCCGTCGTGGCATTCACGATCGCCAGCACCGTGATCTCCGTGGCCCTACGGCCAGATCCGTTGATCGTCGCCAGTGCTGTCGCGGCGGACGGTCACGCTGCGGAGCCGACCACGACGCCGACCCCCCTCCGGATGCTGCTCCGGCAGTCCGCGGTCCGGCTCGGTGTCGCTGCGGTTGTGGTGGCCAACAGCACGATGCTGATGCTCATGACCGTCATCCCGCTGCATCTGACGGGCGGGCACGATCACAGCGAGCGGCTGGGCATCGTCGGATTGATCATCTCCATACACATCGGCGCGATGCTCGCACCGGCGCCACTGACGGGGCGGTTGGGAGACCGATTCGGTCATCGCCGGCTCATCGTCGCGGGCGCGGTCCTCATCGGTCTCTCGGGCGTGGCCGCCGCCACAGCCGCTCCACAGGACACGGTCACCGTGCTCGTCGCGCTCCTGGTGCTCGGCCTCGGGTGGAACTGCACGTTCATCGGCGGAAGCGCGCTGCTGACGAGCGCGGTGCGTCCGGCTCAGCGTCCCCGCGTGCAGGGGCTCGCCGACACCGCCATGGCGTTCGCGGGCGTGGTCGGCGCCGGGACGTCGGGCCCGATCATGGCGGCCGGCGGGTTCGGTCGAATCGGACTGCTGGCCACCGCGATCGCGGCCGCCCTCTTCCTGTCCGCGGGTCGACCGCACACCGACCGGACGTCGACGCCGGGACTGCGCAGCGGCGGGTGA
- a CDS encoding YciI family protein — translation MPRFMMIYKGDPRDTADMSEQEQQAVMAAWGAWMEDVGSALVDLGAPLRAAASVVDDGSAGTPAPLSGYSIVEAGDIAAAQQLADGHPYLSEGKGDFAIDLYELLPVPM, via the coding sequence ATGCCACGGTTCATGATGATCTACAAGGGCGACCCGAGGGACACCGCCGACATGTCTGAGCAGGAGCAGCAGGCGGTCATGGCCGCCTGGGGCGCGTGGATGGAGGACGTGGGGTCCGCCCTGGTCGACCTCGGTGCGCCGCTGCGGGCGGCCGCATCAGTTGTCGACGACGGATCCGCAGGAACCCCGGCGCCTCTGAGCGGCTACTCGATCGTCGAGGCCGGGGACATCGCTGCGGCGCAACAACTCGCTGACGGTCACCCCTATCTCAGCGAGGGCAAGGGCGACTTCGCGATCGATCTGTACGAACTGCTGCCCGTGCCCATGTAG
- the sulP gene encoding sulfate permease, with the protein MSDSPQARTDRWHHLRRWLPILSWLPSYRRERLRGDVVAGAIVASLLIPQSLGYAEIAGVPVQVGLYAVPLALLAYAVLGSSPQLVVGPASTVAIVSGSLVADLGNGDPRQAMAVTAALAVATGIVLVTLGLLRLAWIAEFLSKPIVTGFVFGLTLTIVIGELPTLLGIDKPPGDLLGVLVRTLARIDQAQPLTAVIGGTAVLVLFGGARLAPRIPWGLITVVVAVAASSVAGLVGRGVATIGDVPTGLPPFGIPLVSPSQLGAIALGGISLALVALAEGLAATRLFASRGGYRVETERELIGMGGANIASGLSGGLAVAGSLSKTAAANQAGGASQVTGITSAGLTLIVLIALAWFFEDLPSAVLSAIVVAAVWNLMDVSSMRRYRLIRTADFAAATVAAAGVVLFGPLPGLGIAIAISLLAIIYRAAFPRIEVLGKISDEKAAWGRIRKHPNRKPVSGVVVARLDAPLFWVNATAIEDRLLAELDDWPDTRALVLNLEATTRLDTTTADVLTHLLDELQRRDVALYLARVLHPVHAVLTRAGFIERLGEDHIWHSISQAVRAARRDTGLKAGTRRAGAEAAPPVAAAADGGGSPATAPTDGSGEAESLDDSAPAP; encoded by the coding sequence ATGAGCGACTCCCCGCAGGCCCGGACGGACCGTTGGCACCACCTCCGGCGCTGGTTGCCGATCCTCAGCTGGTTGCCGTCGTACCGCCGGGAGCGTCTCCGCGGCGACGTGGTTGCGGGCGCGATCGTGGCGTCCCTGCTCATCCCGCAGTCGCTGGGGTACGCGGAGATCGCGGGCGTGCCGGTGCAGGTGGGCCTGTATGCCGTGCCGCTCGCACTGCTCGCGTACGCCGTCCTCGGATCGTCGCCGCAGCTCGTGGTTGGTCCGGCGTCGACGGTGGCGATCGTGTCGGGCTCGCTCGTGGCCGACCTCGGCAACGGCGATCCGCGCCAGGCGATGGCGGTCACCGCCGCCCTCGCGGTCGCCACAGGGATCGTGCTGGTCACCCTCGGGCTGTTGCGGCTGGCGTGGATCGCGGAGTTCCTGTCGAAGCCGATCGTGACCGGCTTCGTCTTCGGGCTGACACTGACGATCGTGATCGGTGAGCTGCCGACGTTGCTCGGGATCGACAAGCCTCCCGGCGACCTGCTCGGCGTGCTGGTGCGCACACTGGCCCGCATCGACCAGGCGCAACCGCTCACCGCCGTCATCGGCGGCACCGCGGTCCTGGTGCTGTTCGGCGGTGCCCGACTGGCGCCCCGGATCCCGTGGGGTCTGATCACCGTCGTGGTCGCCGTTGCCGCATCCAGCGTCGCAGGTCTCGTCGGCAGGGGTGTCGCGACCATCGGGGACGTGCCCACCGGGCTGCCACCGTTCGGCATCCCGCTCGTATCGCCATCCCAACTCGGCGCCATCGCCCTGGGCGGGATCTCGCTGGCGCTCGTCGCCCTGGCCGAGGGCCTCGCCGCCACGCGCCTGTTCGCATCCCGCGGCGGCTACCGCGTCGAGACGGAACGGGAGCTGATCGGCATGGGTGGCGCGAACATCGCATCCGGGCTCTCGGGCGGGCTGGCGGTCGCCGGCAGCCTGTCCAAGACGGCGGCGGCGAACCAGGCCGGCGGCGCCAGCCAGGTCACCGGCATCACATCTGCCGGGCTCACGTTGATCGTGCTCATCGCACTCGCATGGTTCTTCGAGGACCTCCCCAGCGCGGTCCTGTCGGCCATCGTCGTCGCGGCCGTCTGGAACCTGATGGACGTCAGCTCCATGCGCCGCTACCGGCTCATCCGCACAGCCGACTTCGCGGCGGCGACGGTGGCCGCGGCCGGCGTGGTGCTGTTCGGTCCGCTGCCGGGCCTGGGGATCGCGATCGCCATCTCGCTGCTCGCGATCATCTACCGTGCCGCATTCCCGCGCATCGAAGTGCTCGGCAAGATCAGCGACGAGAAGGCCGCATGGGGTCGCATCCGGAAGCATCCCAACCGGAAGCCGGTGTCCGGCGTGGTCGTCGCGAGACTCGATGCGCCGCTGTTCTGGGTCAACGCGACAGCGATCGAGGACCGGCTGCTCGCCGAGCTCGACGACTGGCCGGACACGCGCGCGCTCGTTCTCAACCTCGAGGCGACCACGCGACTGGACACCACGACCGCCGACGTCCTCACGCACCTGCTGGACGAGTTGCAGCGGCGCGACGTCGCGCTGTACCTCGCGCGCGTCCTGCACCCGGTGCACGCCGTGCTCACACGAGCCGGCTTCATCGAGCGACTGGGTGAGGACCACATCTGGCACAGCATCTCGCAGGCGGTGCGCGCCGCCCGTCGCGACACGGGTCTGAAGGCCGGCACAAGGCGGGCGGGGGCGGAGGCGGCGCCACCCGTCGCAGCGGCGGCTGACGGTGGCGGCTCGCCGGCGACGGCGCCGACCGACGGATCGGGTGAGGCCGAGAGCCTGGACGACAGCGCCCCGGCGCCGTGA
- a CDS encoding DUF6069 family protein, which produces MTAASSSSTVTSVPRSGMVAAAFAVSAALVAYLGARSVGVAMAIPSRPGSTVLEPLQLPLAIGFTVAVAVAATILAWILERFLSQAAATVFTVTALTVLGLSIMPLVTLGLAGSDIVALAVLHVAVGGAILLPLRRALVTG; this is translated from the coding sequence ATGACCGCGGCGTCCTCGTCATCGACTGTCACATCCGTCCCGCGCAGCGGCATGGTCGCGGCGGCATTCGCCGTCTCCGCCGCACTCGTCGCCTACCTCGGCGCCCGTTCGGTCGGCGTGGCGATGGCCATTCCCTCACGTCCGGGCAGCACGGTGCTCGAGCCGCTGCAGCTGCCCCTGGCCATCGGCTTCACGGTCGCTGTCGCGGTCGCGGCCACGATCCTCGCCTGGATCCTCGAACGGTTCCTGTCACAAGCGGCCGCTACGGTGTTCACCGTCACGGCACTGACCGTGCTCGGGCTGTCGATCATGCCCCTGGTGACACTCGGACTCGCCGGCTCCGACATCGTCGCCCTGGCCGTCCTGCACGTCGCGGTCGGCGGGGCGATCCTCCTGCCGTTGCGACGGGCGCTGGTCACCGGGTGA
- a CDS encoding MarR family winged helix-turn-helix transcriptional regulator, producing the protein MTGIFDTVGFRIAQVGMRHRILAQRLLAQVGVHPGQEFLLEQLWRHDGLAQTEIAVRAGVEAPTISRMVQRLERAGFVERRADAFDGRIQRVWLTAAGAAARPKVHRAWDELETTALAGLGAADRETLSDLLDRVRRNLQRALDGHAPPCDDLSDDTR; encoded by the coding sequence GTGACCGGCATCTTCGACACCGTCGGGTTCCGCATCGCCCAGGTCGGCATGCGACACCGCATCCTGGCTCAGCGGCTGCTGGCGCAGGTCGGCGTCCACCCCGGTCAGGAGTTCCTGCTCGAGCAGCTCTGGCGCCACGACGGATTGGCCCAGACTGAGATCGCGGTGCGGGCCGGTGTGGAGGCGCCGACGATCTCGCGGATGGTCCAGCGCCTCGAGCGGGCCGGCTTCGTCGAGCGCCGCGCCGACGCGTTCGACGGCCGCATCCAGCGGGTGTGGCTGACCGCCGCGGGAGCAGCGGCCCGTCCAAAGGTGCACCGGGCCTGGGACGAGCTCGAGACGACGGCACTTGCTGGCCTTGGCGCCGCCGACCGCGAGACGCTGTCGGATCTGCTCGACCGCGTCCGACGCAACCTGCAACGCGCCCTCGACGGCCACGCACCACCCTGCGACGACCTGTCTGATGACACGAGGTGA